The Microbulbifer sp. TB1203 nucleotide sequence CGAAGTTTCACAAGCGATTCGACATCAATGCCGAGCCCTACGAGGCCAACCGCTTCGGATGGGTGGTCGAGGTCGACGTCTTCGATCCGGACTCCAGGCCGAAGAAGCGCACAGCCTTGGGCCGCTTCAAGCACGAGGGCGCCGAGCCGATCGTCAATTCCGACGGCCGCGTTGTGGTCTATATGGGCGACGACCAGCGCTTCGACTACCTCTACCGCTTCGTCTCCGAGGGGCGCTACAGCCCGGACGACCGCCCGGCCAACATGGACCTGTTGGATAGCGGCACTCTGTCTGTGGCGCGTTTCTACGAAGACGGCTCTCTGGAATGGCTGCCTCTGGTGCACGGCGAGGGGCCGCTGACGGCGGAAAACGGCTTCTACAGCCAGGCCGATGTGGTCATCGAGGCCCGTACCGCCGCCGACATGCTGGGGGCAACGCCGATGGACCGTCCGGAGGACGTGGAACCGAACCCGTGGGCCGATAAGGTCTACGTCATGTTGACCAATAACTCCATGCGCACGGCCGACGCCGTAGACAGCCCCAACCCGCGCGGTCCCAACCACTTTGGCCAGGTCGTCGAGCTCTCGCCACCGGAGGGGAACCATACGGCTGAACGCTTTACCTGGGAACTGCTGGTGGTCGCCGGCAATCCGAAGTATTCCGAGTCCGGCGCCATTTACCACGAGGCGACTTCGGAGAACGGTTGGTTCGGCTCGCCGGACAACTGCTGCGTGGATGCCAGGGGGCGTCTCTGGGTATCCACCGACCAGGGCCCCAACTGGATGAAGACCGGCAATGCCGACGGCCTTTTCGGGTTGGAGACCGAAGGCGACCTGCGCGGTTACAGTAAGATGTTCTTTCGTACTCCGATCGGGGCGGAGCTCTGCAGTCCCCGTTTTACCGCTGATAACGGGACGCTCTTTGTCGCCGTGCAGCATCCCGGCACCGACGGAACCGAGCACTTCCCCGGCTTCGAACGGAACTCGACTTTCGAGGACCCGGCCACACGCTGGCCCGATTTTACCGAGGGCATGCCGCCGCGGCCTTCCGTGGTGGTAATTCAGAAAAATGATGGTGGCGAGATCGGCACTTGAATAAGGGCTCGCGCTACCGGGAGCCACTGTTGAATCGGGGAAGAGGCCTTGTAATCTATTCCTCTATATCGGAATTCTATTTTTGAGTTTGATAAGCATTCAAATTCAAAACTGGTACCAAAATATCATCATCCAAACAGATCACGGGAAATTATTTCGTCTCTTTTATCCCTTCCGTATATAAGGCGGATTTATACACGCGCATTAAAGAAACTAGTTGGATTTACTCTCTGTAAATTGTTTATATGGCTCGGGTATTTTCCGCAATCAAAAAGGAAAATATGGCGACCAAAACTTCCGGGAAATATCTGCAAGCGGAATTACTGGCGTATCGATTGGCTTTAGTGCCTCAAGAATGAAGCAGCGTGTGAGCTTATGGACTGGATCACATACTATCCTTTCCTTCCGACCCGGTAGTAACTTCCGGGATTCATCGAAGCTTCACGACTTCGAGACAAGAACGTCATGCCTGCATACGTACTTTTCCGGCGCTCACCCGTCCAAACCAGGACATTCCCCACCATAAGAAAAATGGAGGATCTATGGAAAATCACAACGATACAGCGCTCGACCGGCGCCGGTTTGTCAAATCCGGCCTGGCGGCCGGAGTTGCAGCCCTCGCCTTCAGTTCCCTGGCTGCGCGGGCATCCGGCACGCCGGTGAGTAGGGGGCACGGAAGATCTCACGCGCCGGACTATGGCCCGCTGCAGCCGACCAGGGACCTGGCCACAGGGCTGGAGCTTCTAGCCCTGCCAAAAGGTTTCGAATACATGTCCTTCGGCTGGACCGGCCAGATCATGGATGACGGACGTCCCACTCCCACCGACCACGATGGCATGGCGGTTTCCGCCCGGCGCGGACCCTTCATCTCCCTGGTACGCAACCACGAACTCTCCGCCGGCGAGAGCAATCAGTGCCTGGTGGGTGGCAGCATGTACAACCCAGATGAGTTCGGCGGTACCACCAACCTGATTTTTGATCTTTTCCGGGGCCGGTTTGTCTACTCCTACACCAGCCTCGGGGGCACCATACGCAACTGTGCCGGCGGTCCGACGCCCTGGGGCTCCTGGGTTTCCTGCGAGGAGACCTTCCACCCCTGGGGCAGCCGCGCCGATGGCTTCAACCACGGCTATGTCTTTGACGTGCCCGGTTTCGGCACCAGCAACGGACTACCGATTCGCGCCGCCGGTCGCTTCAGTCACGAAGCGGTGGCCATAGATCCGCGTACCGGCGTCATGTACGAGACCGAGGACGCCAACCCCTGTGGTTTCTACAAATACGTACAGCCGGGCGCCGGGCACAGACACTGGCGCGGCAGACGCAACAGAAATGAAGGCCTTCGCGACGGCGGCGAACTCTATGTCCTGGCCGTCGAGGGCGAATCGGGCAAAGATCTGCGCGGCGGCTTCAATGCCGGGGACACCTTCCCGGTCACCTGGGTGCGCGTCACCGATCCCGAGGGCGTCAACGGCCGCCCGTTCGACTCGGCCCCCGGCGCGGCCATCTTCTCTCGCGGCGAGGGCTGCTTTGAGGACGCCGGTAAAATCTATTTCGTTTCCACCGACGGCGGTGCAGAGGAGCTGGGACAGGTGTGGGTCTACGACCCGCGTGCGGAAACCCTGACCATGCTGTACGAGTCCAGCGACTCCGCGGACGTGGACAACCCGGACAACATCGCCATCAGTTCCCGCGGGGGCATCATTTTGTGCGAGGACGGCAGCTGGACCCCGAGCCGCCTGGTGGGGCTGACCACCGGCGGCACCACCTTCCCCTTTGCGGAAAATCGTATTGTGCTGAACGACGGAGATATCGACGTCATCGACGCGGTCTTTCCGGGCACCCGGGACAACTTCTGGGACGACCCCGTGGACGACTACCGCGGTCGCGAGTGGGCCGGCGCCACTTTTTATGGCGACTGGTTGTTTGCCAATGTGCAATCGCCAGGGGTGACTTTTGCGATTCGCGGCCCTTGGAGAAACGGGTGCCTGTAATCAGCAAGCAGCAATCAATAACAAAACGGCAGGGCCGAAGGCGCCGTGAATGCCTGGAACGGCAGGACAGTCGTTTTGCACAGCCGAAGACTGCTCGCAGGGTGAGGGCCAGGGATGGCCAGAATAACGGCCCGGTCGCCACAAGGAGACCGGTCTTTTGAATCGGGCTGGCGACCCGCGTAGCGCAGTGCCGGAACCAAGGCCACTGCGCTTTCGTGCCATGCGCGCGGATGATATCGCCGCTGTTCACACTAATGAAATACTGGCGTATTCCCATCCCTGGACACAAGATGTCTTTAACGATTGCCTGACCAACGGCTGCAGTTGTCTGGTGGCGGAAACAGACAATAAGATTGTCGGCCACGGCATCATGTCGGCTCCCTTCGGCCAAGCGCGCATCTTCAATCTCTGCATTGCGCCGCAGTGGCAGGGCCGCGGCTTCGGCCGTCTAATGGTGAAACATATGCTTGATGTGGGGCGGAAGTATGGCGCGCAGGTGGCATTCCTTGAAGTACGGCCATCAAATATAACCGCCATCCGCCTCTACAAATCCATCGGCTTCAGTGAAGTCGGCCTGCGCCGCAATTACTACCCCGCTGAAGACAGCCGCGAAGATGCGATTGTCATGGTGCTGACCCTCACTTCAGGAACCACCGGATTCTGCACTGCTCTCCGCCCGCGCTGTTAAATCCCGCAAACTCCTACACAGATATATTTATCCAAATCAATCTATCCGAAAGTACAAAATCCTGGTAGAAAAATACTTTTACCCTTCCCTCTTAGCTTTCCTCCACAATCCATATTTATACAAACACATAAAAAGAAACGATTGGTTTTCCCTGTTTTAAATTGTTTATATAGAACCCGTATTCATACAAACAGGAGACAAAACATGTCAACTACACCTAGCGAAGTATCTGTAAGCGATACTATTGATGCACTGATAAACTTTAACTCTTCAATGCTGGACCGATTCGTTAGCCTTATGGAAAAGATCGAGAATGATTTGATAACGGCTGGATCGGGACAGCTTCAAGGAGAAGTAGAAGAGCTATTGCGTTCAATCCTACAAACCGCCGATAAGGCCATAGAGACTTTGCTGTCGTTTCAGGAGAATCTCCAGACGCGCTTTATCGAAAGCTATTTCCCCGCACAGGATTAAAGGTCGTTGTTATGCCCATAAATATATCGGTGGCAGAGGCATTGCTGATCCTTATTCAGCAGAATAAGGAGGTGCTCGGGAATGTGTTGGTCTTTCAGAATGTGCTGGAGTCTGTGGTAATCAACTGGGGGGATGATCAGGTACCTCAGGTAGAACTGGAAAACGGGCTGAACAACCTTATCCAGGAAATTGAGAAATCCCGTAACGTTGTACAATCCCTTCTGGAAGGGCTTGCCACACAGTCCATTTAACATGTTTTGCATAAGAGGTGACAATGATGCCCACGGCAAAGCAGCTTACCGTCGAGCAACTTATACAGCTTTTGATCGATACCGATACAGAGCTGATTGTACTCTTTAATGAGCTTCTGCAGGAACTGCCGCCGAATAGCACAACCCCCGGCGACTTTATCTCATGGCTGACAGATGCTGTCGGAACTACGCATGATTCAGTTCAAACATTACTGTCAATCCAGGAGAAATTGCAGATGGCAGCCGTGGAGAATTTCTTCCCTCCTCCGGGATAATATCTCCGAACAACGGCTGATTCTATTAACCCAAACAACTAAACAGGTCATTGCGACCTGTTTAGTTTTCGCCAACGAGATACTGGCGGATCCAGGCCCGATCATGGCAGACGAATTCAAAATCGGGGAGGTCGTGGTGGCCCCGGGCGAGACCCGGCGCATCGACCTGCCGGTGGTGCGCCTGTACACGGACACCGAAATGTCAATCCCGGTGCACGTTCAGCGGGGTAGGAAAGCCGGACCCTGCGTCTTCCTATGCGCGGCGATCCACGGCGATGAACTCAACGGTGTGGAAATTATCAGCCGGCTGATCAACAGCCGCGCACTCAAGTCCTTGTGTGGCACCCTGATCGCGGTACCGGTGGTAAACGTCTACGGCGTGCTGGGACAGTCCCGTTACCTGCCGGACCGGCGCGATCTCAACCGCTCCTTCCCCGGCTCTCCCAAAGGCTCACTGGCGGCACGCATGGCCCATGTGTTTCTCCACGAGATCGTTTCCAAGTGCGACTACGGCATCGACCTGCACACCGGCGCACTGCACCGCAGCAACCTGCCCCAGATCCGCGCCAACCTTGACGACGAAGAGACCCGGGCCATGGCCAGCGCCTTTGGCGTGTCGGTGCTGCTCAACTCCACGCTGCGCGACGGTTCCCTGCGCGAGACAGCGACTGACTTGGGGGTGCGTACTCTCTTATACGAAGCGGGCGAGGCGCTGCGATTCGATGAACTGTGTATCCGCGCCGGGTTGAAGGGCATCCTCAACGTACTGCGCCACCTGGGCATGCTGCCCCGGGGTCGCGCACGCCATGCCATCGAGCCGTTTGTTGCCCGAAGCAGCGGCTGGCTGCGGGCCAGCGACAGCGGCATCGTCAACCACAGGAAATCCCTCGGCGATCACGTGCGCAAGGGTGAGCTGCTGGCCACCATCGCCGATCCCTACGGCTGCGAACTGGATCGAGTGCTGTGCAACCAGGACGGAATCATTATCGGCCGGCAGAACATCCCGCTGGTGCAGGAGGGCGAGGCCATGTACCACATCGCCTACTTCCGTGAGCCTCACGAGGTAGCGGAAAGCCTGGAATTGTTACAAGACATCCTGCTGCCGGAAGAGAATTTTTAATCTGGTGGGGACAGGCAACTGCCGATCGCAAAATAACGCTTGCCATCGCGCCGGTTATACTAATAAGGCGGAAGGGAAGGATACTCCTCTCCCGGGAGCGTATGAGGCAGGGACGCCGATCACGAGCGTACAGGGATGGGGCGCCCAGCTCGTGTCCCGGGAGAGGAGTATCCTTTCCTTACGACCCGGTGGTAACTGTATTGGATGATATGATTTTTGCGATGGCTATGTCGTGAAGTGGCAGTCTGCATGCTTGAGGAATGCATGAACAGACTCGTGACGGCTGTAGCGTGTATCTCGAATCAGGTGATAGCCCAACATGATTGGTGGATCTATTCTTCGCACGGTCAGTTCTGGTCTTTGCTGCAGGCCTTTTCCTTCTACCTCCGGGACAATTCCGATTCCCATGCCGGCCTGCACCGCGGCAGTCATGGTTTCCAGGCTGCCCAGGTTGTCTATGATATCCAGGGCGTTCCGGTTAATGTTTACCTCCACATGAGGCGCGATCATATTGAAGGCATCCTCGGCACTGCCGCGGCAAACAATCGGATATCCAAGCAATTGATCGACGGTGACATGTTCCCGTTTTTCCAGAGGATGATCCCGGGGAATAATGACTGACAGCGGGACCTGCCAACTACGCTCCACCGAAATGTTTCTATTATTTTTAATCTTCATTGTTACCGCAAGATCTATACTTTGATCTCCTAATTTGAAAAAAATTTTTTCATCATCATACACACTCATACGGACATTAATATTTGGGTTATTCGCAATGAAGCCCGTCAGAAATGTCTGCACAAAGAAAATGATCGTATCCGACGTGGCTCCCAAGCGTAAGTCCCGATCATCGGCATCGATCCTGCGGAGCTTGTAGTCAAGCTCATTGAGTATTTGAACGACGCGTTCAGCATAACCATACGCCATCCGGCCAGTATCAGTGAGTACCACGCCGTCGTGATTGCGATGAAACAGACGGATGCCGTAATACTCCTCAAATCGCTGTATTTGCGACGAAACCGCAGGCTGAGTCATATGCAATATTTTGGCCGCCCGGGTGAAACTATGAGTATTGGCAACGGTGTAAAATACATTTAAACGGCGATTGCCAGTATACATATATTGCTCCAATTGCCTGTATAAACCATTGGTGCTTCCACAAATTATCTCCTATACATAGCTCGCCGAAGTTTTTGACGGGTAACGGTTTTATTTGGCGCTGTGGACGATTTATCTGGTGGAACAGCCTGCCGTACCACTATGCGAATAAAGGCTGTCAGCAGGCCAACGCCGACAAGAATGTAAATGATCGTAAATGCCTTGGAGATCGGTCGGGTTGGCGTCAGATCTCCAAACCCGACGGTGGTCAATGTGACGACACTGAAATAAAGCGCATCCAGCACAGACCAGTTCTCCACCAGGCTGTAAAATGTCGTTCCCGTCACCAGCATCGTCAACACCATGATTGCAAGTTTTCTCTTGGCTGTATCGCGATATTCCATTGTTATCAGGACCGATACCGGGCTGTAACTGAACAACCATTCACAGCCCGGCTTATCAGTGCTTACTCAACTGACTGCTGTTGAATCATTAAGATGGTGAGTTCCCGTATATCGGTACGAATCGCTTCATGCTCCCGAGAGAGCTCATTCACCGCATCGCGCACGATTTCCAGTACATCGAACAGGCGATCTATTCTCCTATCGGATCTGATTTCTCCCAATAGGGCTACGGCTCGATCCAGCGTGCTCTGGATTTGCGTCTCAATTGGTGTGGTTGACATAATTAATCTCCTTGTGTGGTTGATATAGAGGGGTTGCGTTCTGGACCACGCAACTTTTTATATACATTCTGTGTCAGGCATTATTCGCGAGATTTTCTCCAAATTCATTCGGAGCGTTTCTTCTCGACATCCTGGTTTTCCTGACTACTTTCTGGCTCGCTTGTCACCACAACTGTATCACTGACATTCGCCACATTGCTGGAATTGGCAGCATCGCTGGTCGCCGCAGCGCCGTCTGGCCCGACAGCGACAACTCCAACCTGGCTCGCCGCTGCGGCCGAATGCGGTCCAGCAACAGCGACCCCGTATTCACAGGCTGCTGCTGCATAATCAGTTCCGATGCAGGTTGATACTGAAGTGGTTTTGGCAACATTTACCCCAACCGCAGAACCACTGGCACTGGCAGCAGCCGGACCATCGCCCTGTTGGGCTTCGGCGCATGTTGTCGATGTGGCGCTAAACTGAGGTAACCTTCCATAATCCTGCTCACTGCCATCGGGAGTTTCGGCGTAATTCTTCTCCCCGGAATTGCTACTGCTACTGCCCGCTGATGCGCTACTCATAATGTTTCCTCCAAAAATTAAGCTTCCCATGCATCCTTGTGTCAGGTTAAATGACGAATTGCAGTATGACCAGAACTCCGATGACGTTCATCGGAATGTCCAATGCATCAACAGTCATGCCCATTTCCAACATGCGCATGAAAGGGACCTGATCAATACCAGGATTGCAAGCCTGTGATTTTGTATCGCAATGCTTCATTGCTCTTCGGGCCGATACCGGGCCGTGATTAAAAAAACTCACAGCCCGGATCATCACCGATCAGTCAGCTCCAGTTGTTGACTGCTGCTGCATAAGCAGATGGACGAGTTCCCGTACATCATCACGAATCGCATCGTGTTCCCGAGAAAGTCCATTCACTTCATCGCGCACAATTTTCATGACATCAAACAACCGGTCCGTTCTCCTATCGGATCGAATCTCCTCCAATAGGGATACAGCCCTATCCAGCCTGCTCTGAAGTTGCATATCAATTGGCGTTGTTGACATAATAAATCTCCTGGTGGGTTAATATTGACGGGTCATATGACCCGCACAGTTGTCTCACATGTCTGCGGCGTTGCAGACAGATTTGCGAGATTTGTACCTGACTTTATTCAAAGCGCATTCATTTGAACTCTATATTTTTCATGGCCGCTGTCAGGTTTGCTTATCCACAGCTTCCAGATTACTGCCCGTAGCCACACTGCTGGAATTAGCTGAATTACTGGTCGCGGCGGCGCCCCCTGGACTGACCGCAACAACTCCTACCTGGCTCGCTGCGGCAGCGGAGTTCGGCCCTACAACAGCAACTCCAAATTCGCAGGCCGCCGCGGCGTAGTCGGTTCCGATGGAGATTGATACCGGAGCCATTTCGGAAACATTCTCATTCTCTACCGAACCGTTGTTACCGCTAGCCACCGGTTCGTCGCCCTGAGATTCAGAGCCTGTTTCCGATACGGGATTCAAGTTCGACGGCTGTCCACTGTCCTGCTCATTGCCGCTAGAGCCTTTAGTTTGATTTTTTGCATTTGAATTATTGCTGCCACATTCTTCTGATTTGCGTTTCATAACGATTCCTCCAAGTTATTGATTTTCGTAAACGCTTTCTTGCCTCAGTTTAAGTTGACGAACTGCAACATCGTTAGGACCCCGATAACGATCATTACAATGCCGGACACATCCACTATTATTCCGGTTCTCACCATGCGCATAAAAGGAACCTGTCCCGACCCGTAAACGATGGCATTAGCCGAAGTCGATATAGGCAGTGTGAAACCGTAAACGGCAGCAAATGTCGCGATCAGTGCGGCTTGAAGTGGATCTCCGCCTCCGGAGACGGCGACTGTAGGAATAATTGGCACAAGGATGCTGATGCTAACTAGGTTGGAGGTCAGCTCCGAAATCATAATGGCAACAGCCGCAGCGAACAGGTAAACGGTGATTGC carries:
- a CDS encoding PhoX family phosphatase — protein: MQLKDILRSKGATFKASDDTPLNPNPEVTFDKVTESRYEQRAMPKESTSARAATDSCYLWDEVSHGVDETHHVAPGYSAEILIRWGDPVFADSPPFDPMNQTAAEQRKQFGYNNDYLGYIGLPLGSDNPDHGLLCVNHEYTNEEMMFPGIGRQDNKGFADMTEELVDIELAAHGGTVIEVKREDGRWRVVTDGQYNRRITGGNTEMEITGPAAGHYRMKTSADPAGVVCIGTLNNCAGGITPWGTYLMAEENFHHYFGGILKNGHPEARNYRRCGVPSDWCAWSKFHKRFDINAEPYEANRFGWVVEVDVFDPDSRPKKRTALGRFKHEGAEPIVNSDGRVVVYMGDDQRFDYLYRFVSEGRYSPDDRPANMDLLDSGTLSVARFYEDGSLEWLPLVHGEGPLTAENGFYSQADVVIEARTAADMLGATPMDRPEDVEPNPWADKVYVMLTNNSMRTADAVDSPNPRGPNHFGQVVELSPPEGNHTAERFTWELLVVAGNPKYSESGAIYHEATSENGWFGSPDNCCVDARGRLWVSTDQGPNWMKTGNADGLFGLETEGDLRGYSKMFFRTPIGAELCSPRFTADNGTLFVAVQHPGTDGTEHFPGFERNSTFEDPATRWPDFTEGMPPRPSVVVIQKNDGGEIGT
- a CDS encoding alkaline phosphatase PhoX; its protein translation is MENHNDTALDRRRFVKSGLAAGVAALAFSSLAARASGTPVSRGHGRSHAPDYGPLQPTRDLATGLELLALPKGFEYMSFGWTGQIMDDGRPTPTDHDGMAVSARRGPFISLVRNHELSAGESNQCLVGGSMYNPDEFGGTTNLIFDLFRGRFVYSYTSLGGTIRNCAGGPTPWGSWVSCEETFHPWGSRADGFNHGYVFDVPGFGTSNGLPIRAAGRFSHEAVAIDPRTGVMYETEDANPCGFYKYVQPGAGHRHWRGRRNRNEGLRDGGELYVLAVEGESGKDLRGGFNAGDTFPVTWVRVTDPEGVNGRPFDSAPGAAIFSRGEGCFEDAGKIYFVSTDGGAEELGQVWVYDPRAETLTMLYESSDSADVDNPDNIAISSRGGIILCEDGSWTPSRLVGLTTGGTTFPFAENRIVLNDGDIDVIDAVFPGTRDNFWDDPVDDYRGREWAGATFYGDWLFANVQSPGVTFAIRGPWRNGCL
- the rimI gene encoding ribosomal protein S18-alanine N-acetyltransferase: MPEPRPLRFRAMRADDIAAVHTNEILAYSHPWTQDVFNDCLTNGCSCLVAETDNKIVGHGIMSAPFGQARIFNLCIAPQWQGRGFGRLMVKHMLDVGRKYGAQVAFLEVRPSNITAIRLYKSIGFSEVGLRRNYYPAEDSREDAIVMVLTLTSGTTGFCTALRPRC
- a CDS encoding succinylglutamate desuccinylase/aspartoacylase family protein, with translation MADEFKIGEVVVAPGETRRIDLPVVRLYTDTEMSIPVHVQRGRKAGPCVFLCAAIHGDELNGVEIISRLINSRALKSLCGTLIAVPVVNVYGVLGQSRYLPDRRDLNRSFPGSPKGSLAARMAHVFLHEIVSKCDYGIDLHTGALHRSNLPQIRANLDDEETRAMASAFGVSVLLNSTLRDGSLRETATDLGVRTLLYEAGEALRFDELCIRAGLKGILNVLRHLGMLPRGRARHAIEPFVARSSGWLRASDSGIVNHRKSLGDHVRKGELLATIADPYGCELDRVLCNQDGIIIGRQNIPLVQEGEAMYHIAYFREPHEVAESLELLQDILLPEENF
- a CDS encoding LysR family transcriptional regulator is translated as MYTGNRRLNVFYTVANTHSFTRAAKILHMTQPAVSSQIQRFEEYYGIRLFHRNHDGVVLTDTGRMAYGYAERVVQILNELDYKLRRIDADDRDLRLGATSDTIIFFVQTFLTGFIANNPNINVRMSVYDDEKIFFKLGDQSIDLAVTMKIKNNRNISVERSWQVPLSVIIPRDHPLEKREHVTVDQLLGYPIVCRGSAEDAFNMIAPHVEVNINRNALDIIDNLGSLETMTAAVQAGMGIGIVPEVEGKGLQQRPELTVRRIDPPIMLGYHLIRDTRYSRHESVHAFLKHADCHFTT
- a CDS encoding potassium channel family protein; this encodes MEYRDTAKRKLAIMVLTMLVTGTTFYSLVENWSVLDALYFSVVTLTTVGFGDLTPTRPISKAFTIIYILVGVGLLTAFIRIVVRQAVPPDKSSTAPNKTVTRQKLRRAMYRR